The window TTTTTTtaatattcatgaacattttttgaattcaagaaTATTTTTTCAAACTAGTGTTCATATTCATGAGTATTTTTTCATattcacaattttttttatttcAGAGTGATTTTTGACAAACTAGCGAGCACTTTTCCTGTCATTATTTTTTCAGATTTTAAAAATCCAATTTTTGCTAGTAATTGATTCTTTGTAAACAACAGTTGGCAATGAGTGTTTTTTTCATTAAAATCTTATGAATGTGTCAATGATCCAGCTCACGGCGGAACCAAATCGAGTGAGCGAGGGACCGGAAGAATTGGGCCGCGGCCCGCTACGCTTTGTGCCGAAGATGCTAAAGAGGAGGCCTGGTGTAATTCGCTATACTTTTTTGGGAGGAACTAATTAAGGTTTACCTTTTGGAGGCCTCCAACATAGATCATTTTCTTGGTTCGGGAGTGCACCAAGTGATGCGCCCTATTCGGCGCCACATGTTGCGTGCTAGGTGCACCCTCGGGATTTCTGTTCTGCACCcgtttttggggttcatttggttTTTTGGCCCTTTGCTTGGTTTTCCCGAGGTTTTGGCTGGTTTTTTCGGGAAGCATTACTTTTTCGCGAGAAGCATAGCACAACTATGCTTCCACAAGAAACATAAATGTGCTTCTTGAAAATTTAAAAGAACATTTGTGCTTCCAAAAAAAGTTGAAAAGGCATAGTTGTGCTTCGCCCCGAAAGTAGAAAAGCACAACTATGCTTTCAAATTATGGTTTttgatttttcctaatttttggtcTTTTTTATCTCTGATTTTTTGTCTTTGTTTCTTTTCTGGTTTCTGTTATTTTATTTCCGGTATCCAATGGTGAAAATGACCATGATTTAGACTCAAGGTGCAAGAGATAAAATTCATTGAAAAAATGAATCATCTATGTAAAAGGGCAAAACTCTCAGGTAGCGACAAGTTGGTGCACATGCAGTGCGTCATTTGTCACCATCATAAAAGGTGGGAGTGAGCTTTGTAACGTACCCCTTCTAGAAAAATTAATTAGGGGTACCCCTAATTACTGATTTCATACATTTTATATTCTTATTAAAAGCATCCACTACTTCAGCCCAACAGGTGCGGTGCAGCCCATTTAATCTCCCAAAGGGCCTAACTCTGACGATCCTTGACGGCCCAATACACCCACACCACCGAGTAAACCACCAAACCCTAACCCCCATCCACCCCAGACAGTATATAATCTCAACACAAGCTCGCGGCTCAAACCCTAGCATCTCCAACTCCAGCCGCCGCCACACACTCCCCGCAGCCAATCCTCCCCAACCCAAGCTCGCAGCCATGCCTCCCAAGCTCGACCCGTCCCAGATCGTGGAGGTGTATGTCCGCGTCACCGGCGGGGAGGTCGGCGCTGCGTCGTCCCTGGCCCCCAAGATCGGTCCGCTCGGTCTCTCCCCAAAGAAGATCGGAGAAGACATCGCCAAGGAGACGGCCAAGGACTGGAAGGGCCTCCGCGTCACCGTCAAGCTCACCGTCCAGAATCGCCAGGCCAAGGTGTCCGTCGTCCCCTCCGCCGCAGCCCTCGTCATCAAGGCGCTCAAGGAGCCCGAGAGGGACCGCAAGAAGGTCAAGAACATCAAGCACAGCGGCAACATCAGCCTCGACGACGTCATCGAGATCGCCAAGATCATGAAGGTCCGCTCCATGGCCAAGGAGATGGCCGGCACCGTCAAGGAGATCCTCGGCACCTGCGTCAGCGTCGGCTGCACCGTTGACGGCAAGGACCCCAAGGATCTGCAGACGGAGATCGACGACGGCGAGGTGGAGATCCCCGCTTAAGAAGGTAATGACCAAATTCTTGTTTGGCAGTAATTATTTGTTGCTTTGCTGGTACCAGAAATGCTGTTATGGTCTGCCAACTTGTTAGGGGGAGAGTGGCGTGTAATAGCATGTCGTATGTACTTCAATTATTAGCTAGGTAGAATGTGGGAAGATTATCTGTTGATTCAGTGTTCTTGCTAGTAACTATAGACGATTGTAGGTAGATTCCGTGGATTGTGAACTTGTATTGTTAGGATGAATGTTGCTCATGCTAGTCCATTTTATACTTTTATCTGATCACACTGTATTCTTAGCTATGAATTTAACATTCTGTAATTAAAGTGCGAATGAATCCATTGTAACAGCTTTATGTTTAATCATGCAGGCTTGGCTTTGGGCAGGTTGTTATGTGAGGCTGCTGAAGTAGTTTCTCCTATCTAGATGCTTCCTGATGCATTTGAGAGAATGGATGTGATATCTTCACTTGTTCTACTCTTGCTGAAGAAGAAACTTTTGTCATGCTTTACTGGTTCCATTGTGAGACTATTTTTTACTGGTTTAATGAGTACCTTGCGGAATCAATCAATGTTATTATGGCAGCTAGAATATCATATGTTGAGTTTTGTCATTGATGTTTTGAGCGATTCTTATATATTGTTAGTCGCTGCATTTGCTTTGCTGTCTTGTTGCTTAGGGCAGTTGATTGCCGCTGGATTATTTCATCACTAGATACATTGAATTCAGTTATCATGATGAAAATTGCCTTATTTGAACTTAACCAAATTGAAAATTCAGATTTCAAAATGAACTGCAAAAAAGTCTTGTATTTTGATACGGAGAAGTATGAATGGAAAGGAATTCAGACATGGATTCTACATTGATAGAATGACAGAACTGTAGATTGTACTGTTGCATCCTTCGACAGCCATTTTGCATTTGGAATTAGGTTTGCCCAATTTTCTGAAAGACTTGAATTTTGCTCTGTCTTGACTGCTACTGTTTGAAAATTTGTCGGTCTGGGCTATTTATATTACCGTACGTATATTCTGTAAGACAGCAACGCCATCAGTTAAAAGTTAATGTCTGTCAGAAGGTACACCTGCAAAAGGCAAGCCATTGGAGGAAGTCATCCGAAAACCCATTCCCAAAGCTTAAATCCACCCAGTCCCACAACTTAAATCCAATAATTTACCGAAATACTTCCTTCATCGCAAATTAAATGTCTTTTGTTTAGTATAACTAAGTGACTTGAAGGGAGTACTATTCGCTCAGCTCCTTCATTCCCGGAAATACTTGTAGgaggaatgaatgtatctagacattttagttctagatacatctatttttatgcaTTTTTCGACAAGTAGGGAGTACAACTTTAATGACAATTACTTTAGGACGGAGTGAGTACTATTCGCTCAGTTCCTTGTTGGCGAGGGATAAGAGCATGGCGAACGAGCCTTAGGATGATGCCTCCTAGGTCATATAGGATTGGATGTTAGAAAAAGTAGTGAGTGCTTAGAGAAAAAATGTGGTCGTTTTGAGGGAATGGATAGGTTTTATTGATCAGAAGGCACAGTTTGTGGGTAGGGATGTAAATGGTACGGATAATTTCCGTTCCGAATCCGCATCCGCATCCGTTTTTAAGGATATGGTATGCACTTTCATAAATCCGACGGATACGGATGCGGATACGGATAATTGTTAACCGGATATCCGATGAATATGGTAGCGGATATGGTATCGATAATATCCGATGGATGTGGATTATCCGGTATTTTTTGCGGATTATGCGGTGTTATCAAATAGGATTATCCGATAAATTTGGTCCAAACGAAAAGCCCAACGACCCAATTAGATCGCTGATCAGAATGACCACATATAAATATCATATAACCCTAAACCTAATAGCACCGCCGTATGACTGTACACATAAAATGTACGTACAAGCGCAGAGAATAGACTTGAGAACACGTACTGTACAAGCTCACTTACATAGTATATAACATATTCTGTTATGAACCAGAGAACACTATGAACCTATGATGGCTAATGTCTTGCCTGGTGCAGCGTGTAAGTTATTAATTTCATTTATCAATAAAAATTGATTGGTTACTTCTATATTGTTCTTCTTTGCATTGATCATGATAGATATTATGGACAAGAtgtacatagattttatttatccacTTTCGGTCCGAATCCGCTCCGCTTCCACTCCGAATCCGTAGTCTGATATAATTCGTATTCGAATCCGCATCCGGTCATTATCCGATCCGCTCCGAATCCGACAAAAAAATATGGTAAAGGATATGGTAAAGGCATTATCCGATCCGATCCGATCCGTTTACATCCCTATTTGTGGGATATAACTAGGATCATGGAGAGTAACAAGTCACAGATGGCGCAAAATAGGAGAACTTAGCTAAACTGCGAGCCTTGCTATTCATGGCGGGGCCTTCAAAGTAAATTAACAGTTAAACATTGTAGTTCGATGATTGATTTCGCTGAAGATGGATCCATGCCCGCCATGAGATCCTTTGTTGATGTCATCCACGGCCTGATTAGAGTCTGAAGCTATAATAACGCTCTGGAGAAATAGATCATCCGCCAAAGACATTGCCTCCCGGCACGCTATTATAGATCATCcactcccattcatcatgtaattttctagtgaTTGAAATATCTAATtctaacttttcttctaaagctttcatcatagcatcaataatatgtttagtaaaaactttattttgttcataagcatgagaTGAATTTATTATGGATTGCAACAAAAAAATACAATCAATAAACGAGCAactatctctccctaataataaagcacggattgactttgtcgggttcaccctcacaatacgctttcttcttaTGTCATAATATGTTTTTACGATTTGTATGgacaaaatcgtaatataaacgaGATGGTACTAATTTATGTTGTTGTTGTTTTACATGAGTTGGACTTCTCCCTGATCAATCCTGAGTTTTACCAGATGATCTCTCGGCCGTCTGGGCATCGGCCCTCAGTCCACCAAACCCAGCCCAGGCAAAACCGTGTAGTTCGGTGGAGGTGGAAAAAATAATGAAGCAGCTACAGGGAGTCGAACTCCCGACCTCCTGTTCGATGTATACAAGGAGCAGTCCAACTGACCAAGCGTATGTTCTTGAATTAAAGTAAGATTGGTCGATATTAGATAGTCCCACCTCGCTTTCTTTAGCAAAATCTCACCAATTTAAATACATCTATTAGTTGATACCAATAAGCCGCCCATAGAATTAATAAGGAGTTTGTCTGCTTCTTCATGAAAAGAAAATTATGAAATTAACACAAGAAAGACCTGATTAAACCGGCTCATACTAAGGAATCGGAGAAGAAGAAGGGATTGGCTTGCGTCCATGGGAAGGAGCAGGGAGGAGTTAAGGCCAACGGGAGCACTCTGGCCGGAGACCGCTGGGTGGAACCCCTGCATGCGCACGTGCAGGAGGCGGCATGCGCACGTGCAGGAGGCGGCCATGGCCTCGCTTCGCTGCAGGAAGCCGAAGGGAGGGCAGAAAACAGGAAGGCAGCTAGCTGGGCCCAATGATGCAGCAGGAGATCGAATATAGGGCTCTATGCTCGGCGGCGCCATGGCTGCGGCTTGGTCAAGCTCGAGAGAAGGCAGGGGACGAGGTCGGTGTCCATGGCAGACAGAGGAGACCCGCGGAGGACGGGGGCCTCGAGGCAGAGAAGGGTGCGGGGGGCTGGCGGGGTCGGGTCGCCGAGGCATCGGACGTGGTGGTGCCTCGAGGTTGCTCTCCTGCGGCCGGTGTCCTCCTGTGACGAGATAGATGCTGAGATATTCGATCTCATGGAGATCGAGCGCGAGAAGAAAGGAAGGGAGAGCTAGGTCCGCCAAGGTCCGTCACCTCAAGCCGGGTGGGCTTTCTGGTCCGAACGGGCCTTTGATGAGATATATATGTAGATCACAATATGCTTATGTCTCAGATATCCTTCAAGAAAATGTATAAACTTGGATTTTGTCTGGCTTGTTGTACACTTCATTGCTAATTTAACCTAATTTAATTTCTAACCATGGCAACAATGCTCAGTTATTTACATTAAAGTATGATGTTTCCAGAAATACCTAAGGGGCTGTGGAAAAATTTAGGTTGTCAAGAATTGGAATACATACTGTTTGCCAAAATACCGTCCCAAAGTACGTTTCATCCATAGTTTTTTTTTCATCAGAGACTTTTGTCCCGCGTTGACCATGACTAAAGTAGATTTATGTTTTTTGGGATGACAACAAAGTTCAGGGTGGTCAAGGTGCCTAGGTTTAATTGAGAAATGAGAAAGTTGCGATCAGTTGAATTTTTTTCTCCATAGCAATGTATGATCATTCAACAATGCATTTCTTTATGTAGGCAAATGCATGTATTGTGCATGTATGATACTTTAACAAATGGATAATTTAGTTTTTGTTTAAGACGAATCTTGATAGCATCACATATGTGAGTGTGCTCCCATGACAACGCACGAACACACCAGATAACatggaagaattttttttcttccgttgcaacgcatgggcatttttgctagtcataattaaagtctttgtaatccaaaagagtgggcacatcactagttaaagttttgacctcttcaaacccacttttatcaattttctcaacaagcttTTCACCCTTTGAATTATCgggacaccttctagctaaagttgactcttctccaatccctttatcatcaatttaattttgctaaacaaagaatcaatagaaaaaACACCaagcattttaagatcttcatcacttttatgaaagcaatcactagaaaacgcttctcaaaattctcttctagctctaagcatagcggttcttttcttactttcatccacagaaacataaagagctttaattgattcttctaccttaggcacaaaaattttcatcttgagattttatacATGATGAGAAATTTTATCAATACTTTTAGACATCTCATCAATcttattcagcttttcttctattgtagcattgaaaactttttgagtatagataaattctttaatattattctcaagatcagaggtgttcctattattattataagaaggattaccataggaattaccatacttATTAGAGGAACTACTagtaaaaggcctaggattaaaattacctctataagccatgttattgaaattgtttcgcgagataaaattcacatctatggcatcactattttgctcaatcaaagtagacaaaggcgcatcattaaaatcaataggggcacttttattagcaaccaatttcataagagcatcaactttttcactcaaagaagaaatttctccaACTGaaaaacttttttactagtaggagttctttcggtatgccattgtgaataatttgccataatattgtctagcaatttagtagcttcacccaaagtaatttccataaaagtaccacccgcggcggaatctaaaagatttctagaaacaaaattcaatccgcataaattttttgtatgatcatccaaagatttaaaccatgagtaggataatttcttagcatcaatttcattctttcccaagattgcgcaacatgttcatgctcaagttgcttaaaattcatgacttTCATCCTAAGAGAAATAATCTTGCGGGCAGAAAATACTTGGtagtaaaagcatccttgcacttatccccagaatcgatactattgcggggCAAAGAAAAAAACCAAAATTTTGCACGATCACACAAAGAAAAtgggaataatttcaacttcacaatatcattgtctacatctttattcttttgcatatcgcataattccacgaatgtgttaagatgggacgcgacatcctcactaggagtaccggaaagttgatctttcataacaagattcagcaaagcgacattaatatcaaaagactccgcactagtggcgagaggagcaatcggagcactaataaaatcattgttgttggtattggagaaagtcatcgtgactacgcaacaagattgcactaaaaaatagatctgacaagaaaaagggcgaacgaaaaagaggacgaataaaacgacaaatgtttgtgaagtgggggagaggaaaacgagaggaaaatgacaaataatgtaaattgcaagaagatgagatttgtgattagcaaCCTGGTGGAGGTTGGTGATGTctccccg is drawn from Triticum dicoccoides isolate Atlit2015 ecotype Zavitan chromosome 6B, WEW_v2.0, whole genome shotgun sequence and contains these coding sequences:
- the LOC119320440 gene encoding 60S ribosomal protein L12 encodes the protein MPPKLDPSQIVEVYVRVTGGEVGAASSLAPKIGPLGLSPKKIGEDIAKETAKDWKGLRVTVKLTVQNRQAKVSVVPSAAALVIKALKEPERDRKKVKNIKHSGNISLDDVIEIAKIMKVRSMAKEMAGTVKEILGTCVSVGCTVDGKDPKDLQTEIDDGEVEIPA